Proteins encoded in a region of the Massilia sp. UMI-21 genome:
- a CDS encoding copper chaperone gives MVTRAVRALDPQARVDVSLKDRLAQVERAEAPAALAHATAAAGYPASEAAD, from the coding sequence ATGGTCACGCGTGCCGTGCGGGCACTGGACCCGCAGGCAAGGGTCGATGTATCGTTGAAGGACCGACTGGCCCAGGTGGAGCGCGCGGAAGCGCCGGCCGCGCTCGCCCATGCGACCGCCGCCGCCGGCTATCCGGCAAGTGAGGCGGCGGACTGA
- a CDS encoding TolC family protein — MTRYTSSPMLRAVATGALAALLGGCASFSPDGGLDAVSAMTSARTGQDLQLTQAKHDSGATQAEVARLLGAPLTADGAVRVALLNNRGLRASLAGLGVAEADLVQAGRMRNPGLSFSRMSGGGETEIERGVMFDLVGLLTIPIRRDIEARRFQGAKLAAAMDAVRLAADTRKAWFNAVAAAQSAQYAEQVREAAQASAELARRMARAGNLSALDGAREQVFSAEATAQLARARHQATAAREQLARLMGVWGAQTAFTLLERLPDLPAAPRDGDNVESLAMRQRLDVQLAKLDAQATARALGLSKATGFVNVLDAGYVNTSKTGAPREQGYEIELVLPIFDWGGARVAKAEALYMQSVHRTAHAATSARSQVREAYSAYRTNYDLARHYRDEIVPLQKKISEETLLRYNGMLIGVFELLADARAQITRVTASIEAQRDFWIAETALQAAINGSGGSAAAAASVVSSAAGSVDAAAPEH; from the coding sequence ATGACAAGATACACCTCGTCTCCCATGCTGCGCGCCGTCGCCACCGGCGCGCTCGCGGCGCTCCTGGGCGGCTGCGCCAGCTTTTCGCCGGACGGCGGCCTCGACGCCGTATCGGCAATGACCTCGGCGCGCACCGGCCAGGACCTGCAGCTGACGCAGGCCAAGCACGACAGCGGCGCAACCCAGGCCGAAGTCGCGCGCCTGTTGGGCGCACCGCTCACGGCCGACGGCGCCGTGCGGGTGGCGCTGCTGAATAACCGCGGTCTGCGCGCTTCGCTGGCCGGCCTGGGCGTGGCCGAAGCCGACCTGGTGCAGGCTGGACGGATGCGCAACCCGGGCTTGAGCTTCAGCCGCATGTCCGGCGGCGGCGAAACCGAAATCGAACGCGGCGTGATGTTCGACCTGGTCGGCCTGCTGACCATCCCCATCCGGCGCGATATCGAAGCGCGTCGCTTCCAGGGCGCCAAGCTGGCTGCCGCAATGGACGCGGTGCGCCTGGCCGCCGACACGCGCAAGGCCTGGTTCAACGCGGTTGCCGCGGCCCAGTCCGCGCAATACGCGGAACAGGTGCGCGAAGCCGCCCAGGCCAGCGCCGAGCTGGCCCGGCGGATGGCCAGGGCCGGTAACCTCAGCGCCCTCGACGGGGCGCGCGAACAGGTGTTCTCGGCCGAGGCCACGGCGCAGCTGGCGCGGGCGCGTCACCAGGCGACCGCGGCGCGCGAACAGCTTGCCCGCCTGATGGGCGTGTGGGGCGCGCAGACCGCGTTTACCCTGCTGGAGCGGCTCCCCGACCTGCCGGCCGCGCCGCGCGACGGCGATAATGTCGAGTCGCTGGCGATGCGGCAGCGGCTCGACGTCCAGCTCGCGAAGCTGGATGCGCAAGCCACGGCACGCGCGCTGGGCCTGAGCAAGGCCACCGGTTTCGTCAACGTGCTGGATGCCGGCTACGTCAACACCAGCAAGACCGGCGCGCCGCGCGAACAGGGTTACGAGATCGAGCTGGTCTTGCCGATCTTCGACTGGGGCGGCGCGCGCGTCGCCAAGGCCGAGGCCCTGTACATGCAGTCGGTCCACCGCACCGCCCATGCCGCCACGAGCGCCCGCTCGCAGGTGCGCGAAGCCTACTCGGCCTATCGCACCAACTACGACCTGGCCCGCCACTATCGCGACGAGATCGTGCCCCTCCAGAAGAAGATTTCGGAAGAAACCCTGTTGCGCTACAACGGCATGCTGATCGGCGTGTTCGAGCTGCTGGCCGACGCGCGCGCCCAGATCACCCGCGTGACCGCGTCGATCGAGGCGCAGCGCGATTTCTGGATTGCCGAGACAGCGCTGCAAGCCGCGATCAACGGCAGCGGCGGGAGCGCCGCCGCAGCGGCATCGGTGGTCAGCTCCGCCGCCGGTTCTGTGGATGCAGCAGCGCCTGAACATTAA